TATCGTCAACTGTGGCAATTTGATGAGGATGCCATTGTTTGGTAAAAAGGGCATGTTTTTCTTTAAGGTTGATGGGTTTCATAGGGAGGATTATTTAATCTAAAGATATCAATTTTTGCACTAGGGATTGGAGCTAGCTATCGTATAGCGCGGAAAGCCCGACCCTGATTTCAGGGGAGTGCCCTAAATACCAAGTATCACTTTTGCGATCATAAAGTAAATGAGTATACCAAAGATATCGTTGCTGGTTGTGATAAAAGGTCCGGTAGCAATGGCCGGATCAACACCTCTTTTATGTAAAAACAAAGGTGTAAAGGTTCCTATAAAACCGGCAACTACAATTACGGCAATCAACGAAACTGATATGGCCAAGGCGGTCATGAAATCCCCTTTCCAAATCCAAGTGAAGAACAACAAGAGCACCGCTAAAATGGTGCCGTTCAAAAGGGCCAAGAGCATTTCTTTAATCAAACGGTTGCCAATGCTTCCCTTGATATCATCATTGGCAAGCCCTTGAACAATAATGGCGCTGGATTGCACACCCACATTGCCCGCCATGGCCGCTATCAAAGGCGTGAACAAAAATAATATGGTGTATTTTCGGAACATCTCCTCAAAACCTCCCATAATCACAGCAGCTGCGGCCCCGCCAAAAAGGCCTAAAATGAGCCATGGTAAACGTGCACGTGTAAGCTCCCATATACTATCGTCTGCCTCAACGTCCTGAGAGATACCGGCAGCCATTTGGTAATCTTTTTCAGCTTCCTCCCTGATAACGTCCACAATATCATCAATGGTAATACGACCCACTAATCTTCCAATTTCATCTACTACGGGGATAGCTTCCAAGTCATATTTGCTCATAATCTTGGCTACTTCCTCGGGTTTTTCATTGACGTTAACCGAATCCACGTTGGCGATAAATACATCCTTGATATAAGCTTTGGTAGGAGCCGTTAACAAGTCTTTTAGGGAAAGACGTCCCTTAAGCTTTTCCTCATCGTCCACTACATAAATGGAATGCACACGGGTAACATTTTCCGCCTGTGCCCTCATCTCCTTTACACAGTTAAGTACGGTCCAATTTTCGTTGACTTTCACCAACTCTTTCGCCATAAGACCACCAGCCGAGTTTTCATCATAACGGAGCAGGTCTACGATGTCCTTGGCATGCTCACGGTCCTCTATTTCGGAGATAACCTCCTGTACTATTTCTTGTGGAAGTTCCGCAATGATATCTGCCGCATCATCGGTATCCAATTCCTCTAACTCTCCTGCTATTTCCTTGGAAGAAAGGTTGCCCAGAATGGCTTCCCTAACGTCTTCGTTCAGCTCGGTAAGTACATCGGAGGTTTTATCGCTATCCAGTAATTTAATAAGATAGGTGGCCTCCTGATCATTAAGCTCGTTGATGATTTCGGCGACATCCGCATAATGAACATCCTCCAAAAGCGCTAGTAAACCTGCGTCTTCTTTCTGCTCTATGAGTACTTCAATCTCCCCTACAAATTCTTCAGTAAGTTTAAACGGTGTCATTTGCTATCCTCTTGGTCAATGCTATAAAATCGGCTACGGACAGTTGTTCCGGGCGCTGGTCAAATATAACATCTTCTTTTAGATTATCTGAGAGGGAAAAGGTTTTTAAACTGTTACGAATGGTCTTTCTTCTTTGGTTGAAAGCTGTCTTTACAACGCGATAAAAAAGCTTTTCATCACAACCCAACTCAAAATCGGATTTTCTGGTCAATCTAAGGACACCGGATTGTACCTTAGGCGGGGGGTCAAAAACTTGTGGATGCACGGTAAAGAGGTATTCCGTCGTATAAAACGCTTGTACCAGTACCGAAAGGATGCCATAGGTTTTATTGCCTTCCGTAGCACAAATCCGTTGGGCAACTTCTTTTTGGAACATGCCCGAAAATTCAGGGACCTGTTCCCGCATTTCCAGCATTTTGAACACGATTTGGGTAGAGATGTTATAGGGGAAATTACCAGTGATCCCAAACTGTTCTTTACCGAAAAGGGTTTGCATATCGTAGTTGAGGAAGTCTGCTTCAATCACCTGAAAGGAGATATTTCCTTGTAAAACTTTGGGGTGCTCCAACGGAAAACTGTGATTTAGGTAGATAATGGAATCTGCATCCAAATCCATTGCCACCAAATTGAGGTCCTTAAGTAAAAGATATTTGGTGAGTACCCCGGTTCCAGGCCCTATTTCTATGACGTTTTTATAGTCTTTGAGCAATAGTGTATCAGCTATCTTTTGAGCTATATCCTCATCTTTTAAAAAGTGCTGGCCTAAATATTTTTTGGCTTTTACAGGCCCTTTTTCGGCTGATTTTTTATAGGTATAATCATCTTTCCTCTTTTTCCACTTCTTACCCATCTCCCCTAATTTGATTTGTTTATTTTTTGGCGATATACACCCAAGCTTTTTTGCTGGATCCCAATTCAACTTCTATTCGCTCATAGGCATCACCTTCATATTGATCAGCAATTTTAAGCTCTTCTGGGGTTAGCGCATAAACCTCCCCCTTGATTACATCTTGCTCATCTCCGGTGTGGTCCAAGGTTGGATACCTATCGGCAACTTTAAAATCTGAAACCTTGTATTTGGAGAGTACGTCTTTTAATCCACCTAACGGCCTTGAAAAAACACCGACTTGCACGTCTTTCTCCAGCAGGGTTCCATAAGCGAAAAGATGGTGCGTAGCGGTTGGTCTTCGCACAAAGAACTCGTCCAGCACTTCCAGTTCGGTCCGGAAAGAAATTGCCTTCCCAGCAAATAATTTTTGCGCATCCTCCCTTAGCCTTGGGGCATCTTCCTGGTAATAACGGTCCAACGCTGCTTTGTCCTTAACGGTAAACTGTACGGAATAGGTGACGCCGCCCATATCCTCCTCTACAAGCACCTTGGTCATTTTTGCGCTTAGAAATTTACCGGTCGCCAAAACCTCGGGAATATGTTTGGATTGCATCCAATGCACCCAATCTTTATGGGAGGAGCTATCAACATTGGTGGTTACGTTATAGATGTACATTTTCTTCGGTAGTCAATAATCAATGGTTAGTATTCAGGATTTTCAATTTATGGCGTCCCCTCTAAGCATTCTAAAATTCTTACGGGCCTGGGGGAAATAGTAGCTATCCTGATAGTTATAAATGATTTTTTCGTAATAATTTTTTGCTTTTTCCGGTTCGTTAAATACTTTTCGGTAGAGCTCGCCCAAGGCAAAATAGGCATCGTCGGCTAAAATTCCATTGCCATAAAACGTTATAATTTTTTCGTAATTGAGACTGGCTTCCTCATGCTTTTTAAGGGTCTCATAAAGTTGGGCCTGCTTAAACAGAGCTTCGTCCTCGATTTTTTCTCCCTTATGGTTTTGAAGGATATCCTCCAATACGGAAAGCGCTTCGTTTGTGTTATTCTGATAGGCTAAAAAATCGGCCCTGGCATATATCTTTAATGCCGTTTGGGTAGAATCTTCCAAAGAGTTATCCGAAATCAATAAGCTCAACTGCATGGCATCATTGGCAATGAGCTGTGAAGTGGAACCTCTTAACACTTTTAGTTGTGTCAATGCCCAATCAAAATCACCTTTATAAAAACTAGTTTGGGCAACCTTGAAGCGAGCGTTCTGTCCCAGAACATCGTTTTTAAGCTGTTGTTGAATTTGCGAAAAATAGATAAGTGCTTCGTTGAACTTTCTATTGTATACCAAAATATCCCCGAGTGCCAATTTAATATATGCGGTGCCCCGTTCATTAAGGGGAAGTTCCAGACTATTTTTTAGCAGCTTCTCCCCCGGTTGCGGATTGTTGCGTTTAAAGGTCAGGAAATTGGCATAAGCCACCTGTAGCTGTAAGGTTTGACCTTTGTATCCATGAATAGCAACCAATTCTTCATATTTTTTCTGGATTGCGTCCAGTTCCTTTTCATTTGCCTCTAGTAAATCAATATCTATTAGATTCAGTTGTGCGTTAAGTCGGGTAATCTCATCATTCGTATTTTCAGAAATGTATTCAAAAACATCCTTGGCGACGCCTGCTTCATTAGCTTCCAAGGCCATGTCGCCTAAATTTTCTAGGCGTTGCACATTGTTCCCCTCCGCTCTTTTAAAAATGGCCTTTTCTTGCCGAAATGCGCTACTGAATTGATTTTGCTGCACAAACAACCAACTTAAAAGTTCGTTCCATATAAGCTCGGGATTCTTTTGTGCTTTTTCCAAGAGTATTTGCTTCAACAATAAGTTGTTCTTTTTGCTCTGCATCACTAGTTACAAAATCGTCTATACTTCTTAAGATATTGGATTTGGAAGTTTTTCCCGTACTGATAAGGTTTAGATAAGAACGGAACATACGCTCTACATCTCCTTGTTCCCCATAAATACGTGCCAATTGATAGTTGTAATCCAAAGCCGGATTCATTTCCATAGCCCTTTGATAGGCTATTATGGCCCGGTCCAATAGGCTGTATTTCTGAAACTGATATCCCAGGGCGTACCCAAAATTGGGATTTTGTTCAATAACGGATATAGCTTGATCAAAGTAACTATCCGCTTTCTCCGTTCGCTCCTGCAACTTGTAATTGTAACCCATCTCTATCAAAAGTGTTGGATGTGGGCTACGCATATTCAATTGTTCGGAGAGGAACTGTTCCGCATCCGTATAGCGTTCCAATTGTTGATAGCAGGCGATGAGTCCCTGAACGTAATCCGTTCTCCGCGGGTTCTTCTCCACCAGCTTTTCATAAAAAACTACCGCTTTCTCAAAATCACCGTCAGAAAAATATTGCTTGGCCAAAAAATCATCCTGGGCGCAAAGCGTCAAAGAAAAAAGCAGGAATGCAATGCAATAAAAAAATCTCATAAAGGAAATTTATCAAATTTACGTAAGCCTAGGAAAAGAATCTGTTAAGTGTTCGCTAATTCGATACTAACGGACGATTCCCCCAACTGCTTGGAAGTTTGTAATACAAAAGCGGTAAAAGCGTTAGCCATACAATTTTTTTATCCACCTGTAAGTATATTCCGTATAAAAGCAATTTTAAGTAGTAGCTTTAAGAAGTAATTAGTGATTCGATATTAATTTATATCGTTATGGAAAAAAGATTTCTTGCCAATAAAACAAAACGGTTCTACTTTAATAACGGCGTTGAGGATACGAGTTATGTGGCCATACACGGAGACGAACTGCTGGTAGACCCCGCACAAGACAATACTACAAATACCAGACGAGATGCCACTTATAGAGGCAGGCAGGGCACCATAGCGTCCAATACCAAATTATTGACAAAACGCAGTCTTGAACTTTATTTTCTGGATATTGGTCAAGGAGATGCTTCTTTTATAGTAACACCTGATAACGTCAAAATTTTGGTTGACGGTGGTCTAAAGGATAGGGCCCTTGGTTTCCTAATATGGAAATACCGACTGGACCAAGCCCAAAACAGTGTCGTCATCGACCATCTTTTTTTAAGTCACGCCGATAAAGATCACGTGGTGGGGTTGATTCCACTTCTTAACCATCCTAAAATAGAGGTAAGGCATATTTACCACAACGGAATCGGTCTATACGAGAGTGGCCATAACACGGAATTGGGAACGATGCTAAGCGATAAATTACTGACGCTGCATAGCTCGGTTCAAGATTTGGCGGGTGAAAGCTTAAAAAGTGATTTTAGAAATTGGATTGATGCGGTAGTTGCCAGTGGTGCTACCTATAAACGTTTGGACGCCTCTACAGGTTTCTTGCCTATTGGGGATGCCAGTGTTCAATTAGAGGTATTGGGGCCTATTTTGGAGCCCGGCAATACCCTTAAATGGTTTGGTGGAAAATCCCACACTATAAACGGGCATTCCGTAATTTTTAGATTGGATCATAAACATGTCCGAACATTTTTCTCAGGAGATTTAAACGTTGAGGGTAGTGAGCATTTTCTATCGGTTCCTGGTAATAATCTTAGGGCAAATGCTCATATTTTTAAAGCGCCACATCATGGGAGTCATGAATTTTCACAAGAATTCTTGCATGCCGTTCATCCTATGGTGACGGTAGTATCCTCCGGCGAAACCCCAGATCATGGTCATCCACGTGCAGTGTTTTTGGGAGGACTGGGTCTAGCCGGTAGGGGGCGTTTGCCGCTCATTTTTTCTACGGAACTTTCTGCACTGTTCGTAGATGCAGGAGACACGGATGCCGTAGCCCATGCTAATACGGAAGTAACTACGTTGGATGACTTGGATTTCTCTAATTCCAACGCCAATTCCGAGGCAAGGCAGCGTTTTAAAAAAATACTTCCAGGCATTATAAATGTTAGAACCGATGGCGAGAAAATCTTTTCTTTTAGACGTGTGCAAATGGGATACCAATGGGAATCCTATGAATTCAAGTATAATGATTTATAGGGTAGTTCGGCCATTATTTATTTTACTGTAAACGATTCTGTTATTGAGATTGGAACTCCTAAATTGGAAACCCCTTCCAAAATAATCTCAAATTCTCCAGATACATCCGAGGTATAAAAGTTAATACTGAAACTACTTGCATTTGGCCGTATTTCTGGGAGCCACAATAATTGGCTTCTGAAATCCGGAAGTCTTTTTTTAGTATCTCTCATAGCTTCGGCATAATCTTCCTTATAATAATTCTTCTTTATCCTAGGCTGGTCAAATGAAATGACCTGTGTGTTAGTATCTAAATAGGCTTCGAATGAATTTCCTTCAAAGGTGGAGATATCTATGATTCCCTGAAAAACATGTGACCCATATAAATATTGATCCCGACCAACTTTAATTGTCTTAATGGATTTTGATGGAAGTGATAGTAATTTTTCATGATCGTGAATATAGGCCCCATCTAAAAAAACCAAAGGCCTATCGCCTGAATCTTGTAGTGGATAAAAATACCTTACCTTAAATTCGAGTTTTCCTTCACTATTTTCATCAATCCACACGTGGTCCAATATTTCAATAATCGTTTCCTTTAAAGTGGAAAATCTCGTGTAGTCGTCCAAGTCATAAGTTGCAACTTGACCATCATAAAAGGGTTTAATGGGCTCTGGTTGTAAGATCGAATCGGGTCGGTTGCCAAAATAGGCGTTCTCTATCTGGTTATGGATACTCCGTTCCAATATATAATCTTTCATCTCTTCACTAAGTCTAAAATTATAGAAGTCAATTTCACCGTAATCCACAATGCGATTAGTGTCCAATTGAACTTTTTGAGTTTCTTCTGTGGCGTCTAAAGTTCTCAGCAGCATTGTTTCTCTAGTAGCGGTATGCTCTAATTGTGTTTTAAAAGCTCCCGTGGTGTCCGTAGTGGCAATTTTAAATACACTGTTGTCTCCGGGTAATGAGATCATGAGTTTTTGACCGCTTTTGGAAGCATTGGGTTCCATTTCAACTATTCCCGAGATAAATG
This sequence is a window from Maribacter aestuarii. Protein-coding genes within it:
- the mgtE gene encoding magnesium transporter produces the protein MTPFKLTEEFVGEIEVLIEQKEDAGLLALLEDVHYADVAEIINELNDQEATYLIKLLDSDKTSDVLTELNEDVREAILGNLSSKEIAGELEELDTDDAADIIAELPQEIVQEVISEIEDREHAKDIVDLLRYDENSAGGLMAKELVKVNENWTVLNCVKEMRAQAENVTRVHSIYVVDDEEKLKGRLSLKDLLTAPTKAYIKDVFIANVDSVNVNEKPEEVAKIMSKYDLEAIPVVDEIGRLVGRITIDDIVDVIREEAEKDYQMAAGISQDVEADDSIWELTRARLPWLILGLFGGAAAAVIMGGFEEMFRKYTILFLFTPLIAAMAGNVGVQSSAIIVQGLANDDIKGSIGNRLIKEMLLALLNGTILAVLLLFFTWIWKGDFMTALAISVSLIAVIVVAGFIGTFTPLFLHKRGVDPAIATGPFITTSNDIFGILIYFMIAKVILGI
- a CDS encoding DUF4286 family protein, which codes for MYIYNVTTNVDSSSHKDWVHWMQSKHIPEVLATGKFLSAKMTKVLVEEDMGGVTYSVQFTVKDKAALDRYYQEDAPRLREDAQKLFAGKAISFRTELEVLDEFFVRRPTATHHLFAYGTLLEKDVQVGVFSRPLGGLKDVLSKYKVSDFKVADRYPTLDHTGDEQDVIKGEVYALTPEELKIADQYEGDAYERIEVELGSSKKAWVYIAKK
- a CDS encoding tetratricopeptide repeat protein, producing the protein MRFFYCIAFLLFSLTLCAQDDFLAKQYFSDGDFEKAVVFYEKLVEKNPRRTDYVQGLIACYQQLERYTDAEQFLSEQLNMRSPHPTLLIEMGYNYKLQERTEKADSYFDQAISVIEQNPNFGYALGYQFQKYSLLDRAIIAYQRAMEMNPALDYNYQLARIYGEQGDVERMFRSYLNLISTGKTSKSNILRSIDDFVTSDAEQKEQLIVEANTLGKSTKESRAYMERTFKLVVCAAKSIQ
- the rsmA gene encoding 16S rRNA (adenine(1518)-N(6)/adenine(1519)-N(6))-dimethyltransferase RsmA, yielding MGKKWKKRKDDYTYKKSAEKGPVKAKKYLGQHFLKDEDIAQKIADTLLLKDYKNVIEIGPGTGVLTKYLLLKDLNLVAMDLDADSIIYLNHSFPLEHPKVLQGNISFQVIEADFLNYDMQTLFGKEQFGITGNFPYNISTQIVFKMLEMREQVPEFSGMFQKEVAQRICATEGNKTYGILSVLVQAFYTTEYLFTVHPQVFDPPPKVQSGVLRLTRKSDFELGCDEKLFYRVVKTAFNQRRKTIRNSLKTFSLSDNLKEDVIFDQRPEQLSVADFIALTKRIANDTV
- a CDS encoding tetratricopeptide repeat protein, which gives rise to MKQILLEKAQKNPELIWNELLSWLFVQQNQFSSAFRQEKAIFKRAEGNNVQRLENLGDMALEANEAGVAKDVFEYISENTNDEITRLNAQLNLIDIDLLEANEKELDAIQKKYEELVAIHGYKGQTLQLQVAYANFLTFKRNNPQPGEKLLKNSLELPLNERGTAYIKLALGDILVYNRKFNEALIYFSQIQQQLKNDVLGQNARFKVAQTSFYKGDFDWALTQLKVLRGSTSQLIANDAMQLSLLISDNSLEDSTQTALKIYARADFLAYQNNTNEALSVLEDILQNHKGEKIEDEALFKQAQLYETLKKHEEASLNYEKIITFYGNGILADDAYFALGELYRKVFNEPEKAKNYYEKIIYNYQDSYYFPQARKNFRMLRGDAIN
- a CDS encoding ComEC/Rec2 family competence protein, with translation MEKRFLANKTKRFYFNNGVEDTSYVAIHGDELLVDPAQDNTTNTRRDATYRGRQGTIASNTKLLTKRSLELYFLDIGQGDASFIVTPDNVKILVDGGLKDRALGFLIWKYRLDQAQNSVVIDHLFLSHADKDHVVGLIPLLNHPKIEVRHIYHNGIGLYESGHNTELGTMLSDKLLTLHSSVQDLAGESLKSDFRNWIDAVVASGATYKRLDASTGFLPIGDASVQLEVLGPILEPGNTLKWFGGKSHTINGHSVIFRLDHKHVRTFFSGDLNVEGSEHFLSVPGNNLRANAHIFKAPHHGSHEFSQEFLHAVHPMVTVVSSGETPDHGHPRAVFLGGLGLAGRGRLPLIFSTELSALFVDAGDTDAVAHANTEVTTLDDLDFSNSNANSEARQRFKKILPGIINVRTDGEKIFSFRRVQMGYQWESYEFKYNDL